In a single window of the Luteolibacter yonseiensis genome:
- a CDS encoding glutaredoxin family protein translates to MNLPILYIKRGCPWCDEVVEYLDSKKIEVQTFNVSGDREAMQEMVALSGQSKAPTMDWHGEVLADFGVDELVPFLKKRGIV, encoded by the coding sequence ATGAACCTTCCCATCCTCTACATCAAACGCGGTTGCCCGTGGTGTGACGAAGTCGTCGAGTATCTCGACAGCAAGAAAATCGAGGTCCAGACCTTCAACGTCTCCGGCGATCGCGAGGCCATGCAGGAAATGGTGGCGCTCTCCGGCCAGAGCAAGGCCCCGACCATGGATTGGCATGGCGAGGTCCTCGCGGATTTCGGGGTGGATGAACTCGTGCCCTTTTTGAAAAAACGGGGCATCGTCTGA